AAATAGTGTATTTGTATATGCATGCCATGCCACTAAAACTACTTCGTCGAACAGTGCTCTGCAAAAGCTCTCACAAAATTCCTATCAGCAAACTTACCAAATAACCTATTATTTTATGAAGATTGTAAATAGGACATATAATCTTTATcttaaataaataaattatttttgccaCCACAAAGTCCAGTATGGTCTTAGTGTTGATTGCACTGAAACTGCTTCTGGTATTGAAAGTTCGACTTGACTCTTCACTCCTCTACGCATCGAATTGATTCACCTCCTCATTGCTTTCAACCTCTCCAAACTTCTCTCATGTTATTGCAGAACATcacatttttccaaaaaaatataCGAGAAATCGATCGTTTGACTCACAAACGAACACACTCTTATCTATATTTTGGACTGATTTtccattttttttcatatatgcttGAATAAATATATAGAGTTCTAATTCGAAATTCCCCTGACTTTGGTACGCGATTCAGTTCATTTGCATGGAAATTTTAATGTTAATCTAGCACCTGAGTAATGCATTGATGACAATGTATAGCACATTCATATAGTGGGTCCATGTCCCATAAGAAGGTTATAAGCCACCTGAACTTGGTCTGAGATTTTAATATGTTGCTGAATGAATCAACATTATTGTGCTTCACTATACCTTAACAATGCAGCCATGTTGTAACATCTCATTTCATAACTTACTAGAAAACATTTATGTTCTTATATAACACATCTAGACTCCCAATTCCAATTTTAACCAGAGAAAAAAAAATAGATGTCCATCTCCCAGCATCCAAGTTGTAAGTTCCAAATGGTTCCTATCGACTGCAAGACAATTTGCTTCTCTTCTATTTATCATCTTCCCGATGCTCTATTTTATTCTTCGTCAATAGAAAGACAACAATGTTCATGATCTTTCCCGTCTGTTTTTTGTAAGGCGAGTTTGTGCATCTTCTCCTCCCTGATCTAAGTCATCTCAATAAGGATGCTCTATCTTAAAACCACCTgcaattcctttgtttttcttgATACAGCAAACTAATGATAAAAAAACTAAGATTTCCCTATGGCACAATTTGCTTACAAACCTATGTTAACTGTCCTGTAGTATGATACCAAATGGGGAGCCCTTAAAGCAGGCCAGGCAATGATGGAACCAAAGCCAATTTTCATGAGAATAGAAACCAAAGTCGAAGAGAAAGGTCGAGCAGGTGCAAAGGAGGGGAAGGTCAGGAAGAAGAAAAGACGTAGTAAAGGACTCGTGGAGGCATGAGTTAGGCTTATGAGTACTGACTGAATGGCTCCTTAACGATCTTAGGATACATGTTCTGCAAAACCATCTCATATATGATTGTGTAGATAGCAGAAAAGCTTTGGTGGGAAGGAAGCCTTTGACTTTTTGTAGAGAGAACTGAGCTTAGCAATTCGTTCTCTCaggttttcaaattcaaaattgtaCTACATTGAGATGCCTAATTGTACTACAAACAGTTATATGCACCCGAAAGAAAGTTTGGAGATATTTCTTGTGTCATGTTCACCATTTTTCATGATTGTGGAAATGTTTAATTGAATCCAAGGTCAAAACTTTTACTGAGATGTTTCTTTGCCCCATTCCAAGTTAGAAATCTGATCCTTTGTAGTTGGTTGTTATTATTGTTATTTCACGATATGTTTTTGTAAGAAACATAAACTATTATTTGCCATTAGCTACCTATATTAGTCGTTAGTCGGCGCACACATGTTACTTATTTTAAGTTGGCATGTAAACAATTACTATTGCCTATATAGCATGACTTGAGAAATTCTTTTCTTTTGACATATTCATTTGCATTTTCTAAACCAACTAAATACTTACCTAAGAAGCATCAGAATTGGAATCTACTCCTGGTCGCGATATGGGTCACACTTATATTGCCAACATAAAATGAACGACAGTCAACATGCAGCGAAGTGAACGTCTTCCTTTGAATTATAGTTCACACTTCATTTATCAACATAAACTCAACAAATTCAGTGTCCCCATGCAACAACTTCCTCTTGACCCCTACGAACGTCATGTTCTAAAAATTGACGCTTTCAAGATGGAGACCATGGCTATTATTTCTGTGGACCTTCAGGTGAAGAAGAAATTACAACATTGTGAGAACATATAATTTCATATTGCTGACCAATGTGAAATGAGAAATGCGGCCCATGACACCATTCATTTTCATCATTTACGTATCTATGCCACTAAATAATCTAATCAATTCATTTACATGCATCATgccccgtagcaacgcacgggcatttaacTAGTATAGGATAGTGTCACAAGTATAGGATAGCATCACATCATCAATAGTTTCGCCAATTTAACAGATGCGTGGAATAGGCGCAATATATTTAACTTCTTCGCATGAGGCCCGAGACTTTAAATTGAGCGTGGAACAGATATTTGAAATGGTACTACATGACCTCAGGATTACAAAACTTCGAATTTGAGGTACATCTGTCTACATTCATGTGCGGCGTGTTTGATGGCAATTGCCATCCACATATGCAAAGGAAAACCTGAATGTGAATCAGCATGCGAGGATACAATCGTTCACAATAAGCATGTGTGCCAAATTCAAGCTGTAAGCTGTACTCCTATGCATAAATCTCACCATTGTCCCCGTGTACTATATAAGATAAAAATACGGGACAGCAAGGGGAAAGAAAATATTAAAGTACAGGCATGGCTCTTCTGCACATCTCAAAGCTTCGGCCTTGGGGTTTGCCCGGGTGTCTTGGCCCTCCTAATCAACGCCTCTTGGGTCAGCGACACGATGAGCTGACAATTTATGGAATTTATTTTAGATGAGAAAAATAGTAACACGATGAGCTGACAATTTATGGAATTTATTTTATATGAGAAAAATAGTACTCCCTACGAATCAAAAAGAGTGTCGTGGCTTTAGTTCAGTTTTAGTTCAAAACACActtttttggatcggagggagtaagcAGCACCACAGTCGGAGCTttgaaagaatgaaattaatgtgCATACCTCTCCTTGCCGGTTGAACATACGTCCGGTGACGAATCCCCTACCACCATGTGCGGATGGGCTGTCGATCTGTGTTCATGAAGGGAAGATGACATTGAGATGAGAGCCTCTTGAACAAATTTTATTTCTATCATGATCGATTGAAGATACAGGCCAATAGCTTACCACATATAACAACCAGTCATCAGCTTTCACAGGCTTGTGGAACCACATCCTGCAAAACATTAACAGGCAACAGAAAAGAGACCATTTATTGGTGGGACGAATGTGGCAAATTAAAAACCCCGATAATGACTCTTGAAACATACGAGTGATCAAGACTGAGAGAGTATGTCTTCAAACCCCTCTTCCGGTGCGGATTTAGGCTGACGCCTGAATATAGTAGATCCGAAGCATATGCTACAACGCATCTGTAATACCATAGAATAATGTCATCAGCATATCCAGCTGTTCAAAGTATGACCAATGTACAGCGATAAATGGCCAACCTATGCAGAGCTGGATCATCCGAAAGTTTTCCTCTAGCTCTAAACCAATAATGCAGGCTGAAAAGAATCAGATGCATTACTGAATCAGAAAAACATATATTGCAATACGATCTATGTAAAAAATATTAGTCTGGAGAATCTATACTGAAGCTTAGAATTTCTATCTAAAAAGATCCGTGAGCCACGAAGAAACAAATGATTAGTGAATCTCAAGGCCGCAAAAAAATTTCATCGCAAACTTACCTTGGTTCATGTTGAGATTTAGAATCTTGGCAGAACCTCATTTCAATGGGCCAAGGTACAAACTTTTTCTTGGCAGCTGAGTTCCTATATTGCCTGCAGATTACTGAACTGTCAGGACTCAGGTATGACAGCATGTGATAAAGAAATGAATGTACTGTCATATTCATATGACAACTGAAGCTTAAGAAGTATATAATTATGATATTCTAAATgaatcttatgggtttcacctctagcctacgcCAACTTTTTTGGGACTAAAGGCTTAATTGTTGTTATTACTGTTATTCCAAATGTGTCATCGAACTAGTGCCATTACCAGAATGGGGGATCCACTTGAAAACTAATAAACACATAAACAATCATGCTTTTCTAACAGTTCAGAAGATGTTGCATCTTAAGGTGAATATTTTTAAGTTAAAACAGTTAGTTTAGCCAACTAGCAAAACATACGATTCGTAGTCAAGAAAATTTACATCGGAAACCGTGGATCAGTGAGTCTTCTTTCCCGTATCTCCTCCATATTCAGGAGCTGCATTTGATTACTTATTAGTTCCAAGACTATTTCCCCAAGGGCATCAGAGGAAAGTGACAAAAATCCTTGCCTGTTCTGGAGGAGGAACGACAGGCATGATTGCAGCCTGATGCTCAAACCCTAATTCTTCCTTCTGCAAAAGAACCAGAACAGAAGTTAGACACCCTTTCTTCTTTGTATAGTAGATTACTTTAGTGGGGCTGATCCTCCAATGTATCGCCTAGTAGTATCATTTTGCTAGTTGTACTCTTGGACAAATTTATTACTTCACTTTGATACATATATGCTGATTGTTGTTTGGGACAAATAATTGAATTGATCTATTGGCAGCGGATAGAGCAAAACAACTCTGGGTTTAAAATTTAATAACTTAAAACTTTGTATAGTATGTCTATTCATGCTTGATTTGATTATCATGGAAACCTCTTAGGAACATATGAACCTAGTATTGAGATAGTGAACACAATTCTCTGTTCAGTCTGGCactcctttttttcattttttgtgcaGAAGAGTTTGGACAGATGATATAGTTTAGGGGGTTTAAACACTAATAAACTAAGGAACAACTATTTGACACAACATTTCGGAAGCTACTAGGTACAAAACTGTCGTTTGAGCTACTGTCTAATATTCTCAACATGAACAAGGTACACGCTTCCCCTGGTTATATCACTGGGAGTGTTAAAAATAACTAAAACTTGCCTAACTATTCTGCTATAATTATTTATACAACTTTAAGGATAATCACCTGGAAAGAAACAATTAAAGTGAACATAACAAGGCCTTTCTGCTTTGCCTCCACTTTTCTGGTGGCAAAGCTGGTTCCATCACGCTCCCGATGCACTTGATATATTATTGGCACTATATAGCAGAGGACATAACAAAGACAGATATAAACATAGTTTTGTTTGAACAAAAGGATAATGCATTAACGATCAAAACTTAAAAGGATAATTACAGAACAGGGCATTAATACGAGTACAGTACTGATAATTATAGGCCAGACTTTAGTTTCTGCTTGCCCCCTGTTATGGACAAAATGAACACAAAGTTTATAATATTCTTACTGTTATTGTCTCCTGCTATTAGAAAAATTGCATGCAGACTATGCACAAGTTTCAGGCAATCGACAGTCTTGGATGCTGCTGCTAGTGCCTGCATGAAGGTTAAGACATAGTGAAAACCATTGGCAATGATGTGCAAAGCTTTTATTCTACCCCCCTTTATAGTGAAAACTAGTCAGTTTTACAGTAAATGTTTTTTCTCTTGTATGGGAGTGTAGGGAGTGAGTTATGATGACCACTGACCAAGCAGTGCTTTTTAACCAAACACAAATAACTGAATCAGAATAAGGTTCATACAGTGTCAAATACTGACTAGTTTTACTGCCTGTGTTATGTTCTAAAACCTTTCTGTCTAGCTATTTTTCTTTCTGCTGAACTGCTCCCTAAGTGAGCTGATGTATGGACTGCTGGTTTCATTTGATAATGAAAAAAAAAACTGACTGGTTTCCATTTGATATCTTGAGTGAACACCATTTAAATAACAGAAAAGCTGAGACTTACCTGGGTTCCAAGTATTGTATTAAAAAATCTACAGTTAACAGCAACCATGACAAAGAAGATTTCTATTTGATCTTGTCCCGAGTTCAGAACTTCAAATAAAAATATAAAGAGTTCCTAGAAATCTATAATCACCAAGTGAGTTCACAAAGGTGAATTCTGGATCTTCTGGTCTTAATTCAAATGAATTCGTACAGGCATTCAAAAGGAACATTTATGTGAACAACTTTGATAACTTAATTTCATTGAAGAAGCTAATTAGCAATAAGGTTGATAACACATTATGAAAGAAAATACCAAAAGGATAAACATCGCCAACAACAATGCAACAGAGCTATCTTGAAGAAAGTTGATTGCATTATTCAAACATAAAATGTATATCTGTTACTGAACTGTTTCTTGTGGAGATACTCATACATGTGAACTATATGTTTCTAAAAGTTGAGGGAATTCAGAAGcatgcttaagaagcttccttttAGCATTGACTCGGTGATTCACATATTCATACTTAAATATAGGAACTAGGATATCCCTCCAGAGCATAGAAATGAGGCGGTCAAATACATGCAGTTGGCAGATATAGATGACAGCAACTAAGAGAGTGGTTGAAGCATGCCTGCCCAATCAATTGTCCTCCAAAAACTTGATTAAAAGTTGGAGCTTCTGGCAAAGTAAATCCACGAAAGATATCAACCTACAAAATAGATAAGAATTAAGGTAAGCAAGATCAGGAAGTAAACTGTAAATTATTATGATAGCATGCTTGTCTCTTTAACTTGTAGACCATGAGATGCAAAACTGAAACTGCCAAATTTGCTCTTGTATTTCTTTCTTTTAGGAAATGTCAATAAAATACAATGGCCAACGATGATATTAAATCAAAGTTAGCAGACATAGCATAAATGTTACGATTTAAGCAATTAGTATGTCTGATCATCATTCCTCCAGTACAGTGAGCAAACTGAGACATGATACCTTGACAAAATAGAAATATCATAGATACAAGCATACATCTATCTAGACATACCTCTAATTTCTCTAAATGTAAAATTTGTTCCATCAATGAATGGCTTTCAGGTGTTTCTTCTGCATTCCAAATTGTCTTGGTTTGCAGCAGATGTCCATATTGACTTGGCAATACAAAGCAGGACAGCTGCAATACATGAATAACAATAAGCTAAAGCCAACTATTGGATTTGGAAAAGCCATCAGCTAATATCACTGCAAACGGAAATCCTAAAGCTAATAAAATATCAAGTTAGAAAACAGAATATGGAAAATTATACCTTTGTCACCGCAATAACATTTACTTGATGTACAGAACTATTGGTCCCTATAAAACAATACAAAACATTAGGAGTTATCCAAAAAAATACATGAAATACGAACTGTTAGTCTTTTCAAGCAAAATATGGACATACATGATGAAAATAGATACTGTCCATAACAAAACTAAAATCATGTATAGAGATGTCTTACCGTAACCAAAGTAGTCATACTTATTTAACACATAGTCTGGACGGTTTGCTTCTTCTGTGTTTGCAGGAGCAGAAACTTCAGCCTGCAAGATAATGACAATGTCTTTCAAATTAAAGAATTCTTTGATAGAGCAATACTTTCTTGGCTGTTGAGATAGGAATTTTACTCTGAAGGTCTGGAACTATAAAACTCAGGTTTAGTCTTTCCCCCAGAGCAGGAATGCAAATAACCAACGATAGAGAAATTGAACATCACTCTTTTCTTTGCATGATTTCCCAGCAACTTAGAAAGAAAATAGTTCTTGTAACGAATTATGTTTCATCATTTTGAGAAATCGCAAAAAGCCTCGCTTATCGATGCATTGATGACAAATAGAAAAAAGTTATTTACAAGCCTACGAGTAGGCCAACGAATGATCTTCTATCTGTAATGCCGAAAATGAAGCACCCAACCCATTCAAATTTGCTGATATAGTATTGTTTTTCAGATAGTAATCAGGACCTCTCATAGTGAACAGCAGCATTATAATGAACTCTGCCATTCTGTCAAAGAAAGGTGTCTCTGTAAATAAGTGAAGCAAGAACTAGCATGACCAATACCTGCCCATCCAATATGATGCAAAGGCCATCCACGGGTTCACCTTCACGGGCGACATAATCACCAGGTTCTGCAAAATACCACCATGAAAACAAGATGCATAAATCAACTTGACCCCACACCACAATCAGTGAATACAAAATCACCACCACTGCGCATACACCGAAGAGTCAAGGGCTAAACAACATCTAGTTAATAGGTACGCACTGAAATGCAGCGCCCAGTTTTTTAGCAGCCTAATTTGCATGCAGTTGCTCTCGATGGTTAAAATTTTCTATTTATGCAGATCGCAACGCCAGTGCAGAATCATGAGATGCATACAGAATCATGTGCGCGGTTTGAAGTACAGTGAACTAATACAAATCATGGGAGTCACATCAGACATCACTGACCGACACAGAGAGCATCCTTCAGTACAGAGTACTCTGAACTGAGGCAAGCCAGATTTAGGCTGCGCTCGCCTGAACCAGGCAAGCCCGGTGGGCCGACCGGTCGATCTAGGGGGCGCTACAGCACAAGGACGGGGGGCGGCGCGCGCGACTCACCGTAGTGCTTGACCTGGACGGCCTCGGCGATCCTGCGGATGGAGGAGCCGGGGAGGCACTGCAGGAGCGGCACCTGGCCCAGGAACTCCGTCACTGCACACCAACGGGAATCGTCCCCAGAATTAGCCACAGTCGCTCCCAAATCCGGCAGGCTCGCCGCTGCCTTACCTTGTTCCCGGTCCATCGGCGGAGGcgtcggcggcgcgcggcgggtgggaggggagcagcagcagcagcaccgggGCAGAGAGGCAGCTGCGGTTCCGGGAAGgcggacaataaataaaaatctcGAAGTTAAAAGCGATTGGGATTTGGCAGGGTCGGGAATTTGTGGGGAGGACGAGGCGAGAGGAACGTATACCTGCTCGggtttttttttatattttttccacACGTGAGAGGTGTGGACGCGTGACGGGGCTGGAGTCGCTGGAGTGCTCTCTCAGTGGCGTGTGGGCCAGAGGACAAAATATATGTGGGGTAGCCGAGATGTCGACGACAAACGGTTGCCCACGCTGACCCGAATTGATGATGGGGGAATCGTTATGCATGTGCGCTTTACTGGAATGCTTGTCTCGTCGGGCATCTCTTCAACCGTTTGATGCTCGTATAATCACACTATTAGGACATCTCCAACGATAATCCGTAAAAAACAATCCGTATCTGTTCGCGGATAGGGGACTAGTCCATGGATACAGATGCGGAAGGCCGTCATCCAATAATATCCATATATATTTGGACAACAATACGAAAAACCCAGACGAAATTCATTCAAATTGGATAGATTTTATTCAAATTCAAATATAATTCACATAAACAGATGATATTTTGACCGTTCTACTAAAACTATATTAAAAAACACTAAACTCTATATTGAACGATCACCTCGTAAGCATGACCACCCTGTCCTGCCACACGGCCGTTGGCGTCCATGCTGCCATTGTCGTCCCTCCAGTAGCGTAAGGATGCCAAAGGGCCGCAATAGCCTTGTTCGACAGCTGTCTGACGCTCGCGTAGGGCTTAAAAAGCCGCAGCCAAGCCAGGCGGAGGGGCGGCTAGCCCGCTTCAATGCGGCCCATCTGCCGGAGTTGGTTTCTCAGGACGCTACGAAGCCCGAGAGGTCGCGTCCGTCTGCGCCGCCTTCCCGTCCGGTCAATCACGGGCATCAATGTTGGCCGCTGCATGTTGTGAGCCGGCATGAAATGCGACGCGACAAGCGACGTGACGTGTGGGGCGGGTGGAAGGTTtggggtgggccagggcggtcatacGTGGGCTTGGAAATGGTCCGGGCGCTCGCAAAGCCCCCACGTTTGTCTCTAGTTTGTGGGAGAAAACACATCCGGATCTCTCGGCAGAGCGATACAggcccgcgttggatggcttccgtcGTCCGGTCAGCCGTCAGCGTGGTCCAGACGTATGCAGGCGGTTTGAGGGTCGGTGTTGAAGATTCCCTTACTCCTTCCGTAACaatcattcagtcgtgcaagtgaaaggcaataatgatgatattcgatgaGCTAGCCGTGGCAAGGAGAAACTGGTATGAAATCGACTTGtcttgtctgtgtaaatatgtttaacctagtgcccatgattcaggccgttatgattaaacatgtttgcaatgacaattagagattatagtttctcatgccatgcataagtagctgggagttaataatgatttatcttggatatcaacatagcgttaaaatgattgtgatgtagtatgatgatatggtatcctatgaatgttcgagtggcttgacttggtacatgttcatgcatgtagttgaatcaaaaccaacatagtctctataatgtttatgttcatggtgttcatatcctactcatgctagtgtccaatgttacttatgcataatgcctggtcatgatcgttgttgctctctagttgtccgcttcccaatcttaaagttgctagcctttgcctgtactaagtggggattctgcttgtacatcaaaaaccttgaatccaaaattattccagatgagtccaccatacctacctatatacggtattaccctgccgtcctaagtaaatttgcatgtgccacctctaaaaacttctagaAAAATTATCAGTTTTGTGtgtctggatcgttcatggaacgacaggaggtggtcgatatctttcgtgctaagcatgttatcctcaaatcgagtgtttattcactcaccatcgcacgaggaaatgggcggtaatgGGGATTTCCAGTCCctaactcaaaaatgcaaatattaaacgaaactcccccgggactgttgttggttNNNNNNNNNNNNNNNNNNNNNNNNNNNNNNNNNNNNNNNNNNNNNNNNNNNNNNNNNNNNNNNNNNNNNNNNNNNNNNNNNNNNNNNNNNNNNNNNNNNNNNNNNNNNNNNNNNNNNNNNNNNNNNNNNNNNNNNNNNNNNNNNNNNNNNNNNNNNNNNNNNNNNNNNNNNNNNNNNNNNNNNNNNNNNNNNNNNNNNNNNNNNNNNNNNNNNNNNNNNNNNNNNNttttatcgcttgggaaccgctactagcatgcttagcatgaaagatgttgataactgatggtcgtgaagtgaatgagaagtgtgcatgtctcaaaatctcatttatctctgttttaaaaattgagctctggcacctctgcaaatcactgtttccctctgcgaagggactatctatttacttttatattgtgtcatcaccttctatagacaagcgccagaaactgagtagatcatagcggtcatgatttatgcattgtgtgtagctaatgttgggtgcatcatgactgaattttttctaccatgaattacaatgtttagtcgctgcttgaacttcggaggtgctctgcatttatgttttgcggtctcagaaagggctagcgagataccattattgtcatgttatatcatgattgttttgacaacgtgttgctgtttgagatatcttattattgctcgctagttgattgtgtcattgatacgaatcattataatctttaagagttattgtcgacatggttagttataatgctggctgaaaatctgggtgctgtttaagcttatttatgcaaacaagagcaaaagagttcgtaaaagttttttttctcactttcagtttatcaactgaattgcttgaggacaagcaatggtttaagcttgggggagttgatacgtctctaacgtatctactttttctcacggtTTTCCTCTTATTATGGATTCTAATTTGCATggcttgaatgaaactaactcaggactgacgatgtttttagcagaactaccatggtgttgtttttgtgcagaaaaaaaaaTTCTCGAAATGGAAcggaactttttgaggattttttatatcaataaacagaatttctggagccaagacctgccggagaggggcacctgggtgggcacaacccaccagggcgcccccccctctcctggcacgcccaggtgggtcgtacccacctggtggccccactgatgaccccctgatactataaattcatatTATTTcagcagaaaaaatcagggagaaagaattatcgcaattcacgagacggagctgccgccaagccccgttcttcctcgagagggcagatctggagtccgtttggggctccagagagggggatcttcgatcttcgtcatcaccaacctatctccatcgccaattccatgatgctccccacggggagtgagtaatcccttcgtaggatcgctggtcggtgaggtggatgagattcatcatgtaatcgagttagttttgctaggacccgatccctagtatccactatgttcttagattgatgttgctatgactttgccatgcttaatgcttgtcactttggccctgggtgccatgatttcagatctgaaccttttatgaattcatcattatatccatgtgtcagatccgatcttgcaagttatagtcacctactacggttatgatccagcaaccccggagtgacaacaaccggatccactcccggtgatgaccgtagtttgaggagttcatgtattaactatgtgttaatgctttgttccggttctctattaaaaggaggccttaatatcccttagtttccaatatggaccccgctgccacgggaggataggacaaaagatgccatgcatgttcttttaataaagcacgtatgactatttacggaataaatgcctacattatatcgatgaactggagctagtgtcgtatcgccctaggttataattgtcacataatgaatatcatccaacaagtcaccgatccaatgcctacgaatttatccttattggtTTTGCTgcattactactgctatcatcactcttacacttgctacaaattactactatcactgttactgttacc
The window above is part of the Triticum aestivum cultivar Chinese Spring chromosome 2A, IWGSC CS RefSeq v2.1, whole genome shotgun sequence genome. Proteins encoded here:
- the LOC123190099 gene encoding acyl-CoA thioesterase 2 isoform X2, with translation MDREQVTEFLGQVPLLQCLPGSSIRRIAEAVQVKHYEPGDYVAREGEPVDGLCIILDGQAEVSAPANTEEANRPDYVLNKYDYFGYGTNSSVHQVNVIAVTKLSCFVLPSQYGHLLQTKTIWNAEETPESHSLMEQILHLEKLEVDIFRGFTLPEAPTFNQVFGGQLIGQALAAASKTVDCLKLVHSLHAIFLIAGDNNMPIIYQVHRERDGTSFATRKVEAKQKGLVMFTLIVSFQKEELGFEHQAAIMPVVPPPEQLLNMEEIRERRLTDPRFPMQYRNSAAKKKFVPWPIEMRFCQDSKSQHEPSLHYWFRARGKLSDDPALHRCVVAYASDLLYSGVSLNPHRKRGLKTYSLSLDHSMWFHKPVKADDWLLYVIDSPSAHGGRGFVTGRMFNRQGELIVSLTQEALIRRAKTPGQTPRPKL
- the LOC123190099 gene encoding acyl-CoA thioesterase 2 isoform X1 yields the protein MDREQGKAAASLPDLGATVANSGDDSRWCAVTEFLGQVPLLQCLPGSSIRRIAEAVQVKHYEPGDYVAREGEPVDGLCIILDGQAEVSAPANTEEANRPDYVLNKYDYFGYGTNSSVHQVNVIAVTKLSCFVLPSQYGHLLQTKTIWNAEETPESHSLMEQILHLEKLEVDIFRGFTLPEAPTFNQVFGGQLIGQALAAASKTVDCLKLVHSLHAIFLIAGDNNMPIIYQVHRERDGTSFATRKVEAKQKGLVMFTLIVSFQKEELGFEHQAAIMPVVPPPEQLLNMEEIRERRLTDPRFPMQYRNSAAKKKFVPWPIEMRFCQDSKSQHEPSLHYWFRARGKLSDDPALHRCVVAYASDLLYSGVSLNPHRKRGLKTYSLSLDHSMWFHKPVKADDWLLYVIDSPSAHGGRGFVTGRMFNRQGELIVSLTQEALIRRAKTPGQTPRPKL